AATGGCTACAATTGCTTCAACCACATCCCAGCCGTTTGCTTCCAAATAATCTCTTGCTTTTTCATATGAAGCTCCTGTCCTATCTCTGACTAATTCTACCTTGTCTAATTTTTCCATGGTCTTTACCTCCTGGTAACCTTATTTCAAGTAATTCTTTAATTTAAGTTTACCCTGTCTTTACTATTTAATGCAACATGCAGATAAAAAAATAACCACCGGAATCATTCCTAGGTGGTTATTTTGGCTTCTGCTTTTGTGCTATCTTCCTTTTCATTAATCAGGCTGTTTTTAATCTCGTTAACTATTGTGAATGCTGTTTCTAAAGCATATTTTGCGTTATCCATATCTGCTATGGATAAACACTCATATTCTGTTTGGAACCTTAAATCAAAAATCTGAAAAATTGCTTTATGGTAGCATGGCTCCATTTTACCAGTATTAACATAATGCTTGCCTAAAGCCGTGAGCATTGTAGTAGGTTTATACGCACTAACATCATCCTGAGAAAAAAGTGCTCTAATACTATAGAAGACTGCATAATATGCTCTAGAAATTGAATCACCATAATGTCCCATTCTGAATAATACAGATGCTGCCTGAAGAGAAGAATGGGATTTATGCAGCCACAAGGCACACTTATTTATACTGCTTTCCATATTGCTGCCTCCTTATGCATTCCAATGTCAGATAACAGCTTACCTTTAATGATTCTATGTGCTCGATGGGTATTTTCTTCACAGTAGCCAACAACTCTTAAAGAAATAAGATTGTTAAAATTATTTTTTGACATAATTTTGTAAGCTACATCATAAATACTATTAATTATATCCGGATTTATTCTTCTTACAGCAACCCTCACCTCCATGACTGAATGGGAGGAAACCCATTGGTTAGAAATATCCCCACAGGATATTGCTGCTATTCTGTTTCCAAACTCTTCCTCTATAGATTTTTTTACCTCATCAAGAATTCTTAAACATGCTTTTCTCCTGGAAGACAACTTAGACACCCCTTTAACAATTTTTTCTAATATCTTTTATATCTTTTAGGCTATTCGCGTACAAGCCCTATAATTCCTTTAGCACAATACTTCGAATTGTGAGAAGGTTTAACTACTAATGGCGATTTATGGAAAATTATATTCTTTCTTTAAGATATATAACAATTTTTATTAATAAGAGGTATACTTATAGTATATTTCATTGAACTGAGGGATTGTTTTGAACCATATCACTTTTTTAGGAAGCGGCGGGGCTAGAATAATGTTATCCACGCAGGTCCTTGCTACTGGAGGAATGATAATTAGCTTGGATGATACCCACTTCAGCCTGGACCCAGGTCCAGGAGCCCTGGTAAATATTTTCAAATACAATATTAATCCAACTGACCTGCACGGGATAATAATTTCTCACAGACACCTGGATCATTCGGCAGACGTAAATGTAATGATTGAAGCAATGACCAAAAGTGGTTCAGTTAAAAGCG
The window above is part of the Desulfitibacter alkalitolerans DSM 16504 genome. Proteins encoded here:
- a CDS encoding HEPN domain-containing protein, whose amino-acid sequence is MESSINKCALWLHKSHSSLQAASVLFRMGHYGDSISRAYYAVFYSIRALFSQDDVSAYKPTTMLTALGKHYVNTGKMEPCYHKAIFQIFDLRFQTEYECLSIADMDNAKYALETAFTIVNEIKNSLINEKEDSTKAEAKITT